In Rhopalosiphum padi isolate XX-2018 chromosome 3, ASM2088224v1, whole genome shotgun sequence, the genomic stretch gatttatcaaaaatataataaaaaagtaatttattattgtttgaaatcttgatatttaatttttttgattattggcgagtaactaatttttttaatataattttaaaataaagattccTTTTAATGGTTTATTTGTTTACTTGGTTATGTAGTTTTTCCCATGAAAATGATTCATAATTGGAAAAGGTAATTTTGTATATCTTAATTatgctttataataaaaaaatatcattaaccaATTTAGCACATTATCGGTATAGCTACATTAAATTAGCATCGCAATTACATAACAATGTTAAAAGTAAAGTTAATAATCATGCATAAAAATGGAAGTATTACTTTGATAGGTACTTGACTGAATTATAGAGCTGTATactagatatttaataaatgtgtttattataacaatgtcaTAATGATTGACCAAGGCaataagattaataaataagtttgtataaaacatttatatattcaaatttaaagacTTAAGTAATTATATGGCTCCAGATTTACCTTAGATTTATCCCATCAATCTTTTTTCGCCACTAGGTGATGTATAAGTTAGACGAGCTTGATAGTATTCAAACGCTAAGTCTGGCCACTTTTCATACACCTCTTTGGCACTAATGAAATCCACCTTGCCATCTTTAGCGTTTTTCCATTTCATAATAAACGTTAATTTTTcgtctattattgttattccaaCAATTTTATCGGGTTCAAGTCCCCGAGTCAAACTGTATCTCGTTCTTTTTAGATTTATCTCATAGGATTGACCATCACAAATGAGAGTTGTTGAGCGCCAATTAACAATTTCATTGATGTCAACTGTCAagttactgtaaaaaaaaaattttattaatacttattgaaaATAAGACTTCAATTAGTcggtaattgtattatttaattaatttattaaataatactcaaattcaatattaactaaaaattttaattgttaaaattggacatttaatttcatctattaAGCAAAGAAGATGAAGTGAAtgtatagcaataaaaataagattaatgGGAGGTAgttcaaataaattcaattatttgattttcagaAATTTgtcttatataagtaatttttataattataataataataaaaattgtatgatcatgaaaaaaaataattgttctatTAGTGGTGAATTTCTATGTTGCAATCTtagttttaatcaatttataatttctaaaaaaaaaaattattctttaaaaattaattttaagtttattgcaTATTAATTCTGCCTTATtagaaatcaataattaaaggTAATGCTGAGtatgaatgttttaaatgtggtaaattataaattaattcaatagagttaaatttaaattaaaaatagttattgtaaaaaattctaattcaaGTATtgtagattaaaattataattttaaatgtagaaaTTATTGATCTGATtgatgacattttattttatagtaaaaagttaaaactagcGAGATAAAAGTTATGTttactctaaaaaatattagaataataaaaatatttattgaaaatccagtaaaaatagataatcAATGAATTTAACTAGCAATAATAGCAAATACTATTCCTATAGTTAAAACATAGTGAAAATGAACTACCCTCTAGATAGTAAGTAACATAAAGAATTATATCAATAGATGAGTTAGCGAGAATCACACCTGTTAAACTTTcaattgtaaacaaataaaatttaacctaAGAACAAATTGTTGatggtgaaaaattaattttagattcataCATATTAGCTAatcatctaaaaattttaatttctgttgGAAGTCCAACTATTATTGTTGGTGTATGTTCTTGTATCAACGTTTATCCCAATTGTAAATGTATGATGCGCTCAaacaataaattctaataatccaacaattaatataacataaacttaTGGGTAtccaaaatattgaaattaatatgtattaaggaTAGGGTCACCTCCCCTGCCAGgtctaaaaatgatatatttaaatttcgatcagttaataatatagtaatagcaCCAGCTAATGATTCGGTTAGGTACCTAACCCTGAtaacgataaaattaattatatagctgtaattaatattgataatggaaatagtagtattttattttatttaatattttttggtattatgtttaaaatttgtaaataaaattaaatactcctaaaattgatgaaattcctgctaaatgtaaataaaagatGGTTAAGTCaactgaataattattaagttcaaTATTAATTGACAACGGTGGGTAAATCATTCATCCAGTTTctgtttcattaataattattataaatctacatatcattatcattaatgatggagataattatcaaaatctaatgttatttaattgtacaaaatatatatcaggACATCCTATTATCATAGGAATTAGTTTCCAAAACCACCAACAACAATaggtatagttattaaaaaattctaataaaagcATGAATTGTAACAATTTCATTATATAGTTGATTATTCTTAATGGTTTAATTAATTTGACCTAATTCTAATTGACTTAAGTTAATAAGAGTAGATTCAAATGATTCAATTATACTTGATCAAATaccaaataagaaatatattgtactaatatatttataattagttaaaaagattcattttattgataaaaatggcTGATAATTGGTTATGAATTGtaaatctatctatatatatttaaaaatattttcatcattaactctatattcaaattatatcatattaaattgcaaatttaaaggtattaattatttaatttaacttaaaaccttaataaataagtaagtaattaaaaaaataatcaaaaaaaaattatagttattatttttaaaattaagatatcatttgttaaataaattaaaattaaataatgtaaaataagttatttaaaaaaaatatatataaatttaagtagttaatataatatatattattataattatctttataccgttataaattaaaattttaattaggaaCCTAATCTATAGGGAAACGAAAATTTGCTAGTTGACATTTTGACGTAACACTGGTCCGGACCGGTATTGACGACCGACGCCGTGCGGCGCGTCAAACGCGGGAACGGAAACCAAAAATGTATTGTCATACGCAAAATAcagatttttattagttattattaatttattagtgttattacttaatagttattattaataaggaatcggattttaaagcataataaaaaacaaaaaaagcataaaattaattgattaaagaagcttatttatttgaaaaaaaaatttggccaaaaattaagataaactagctataataacttattattattaaaattcaccatcacattaatattaaattttattacccATCGTCAATGAAGTGGAATATCACGCAATCGGGAACGTTTTTATGTGGAATTTTAGATTTGTCTGGATTACATTTCCAAAAAGCCATAGTTGATGTTCGACTAAACTGTTAACGACAATCAagggtaataatattgtagat encodes the following:
- the LOC132924759 gene encoding uncharacterized protein LOC132924759 codes for the protein MAFWKCNPDKSKIPHKNVPDCVIFHFIDDGNLTVDINEIVNWRSTTLICDGQSYEINLKRTRYSLTRGLEPDKIVGITIIDEKLTFIMKWKNAKDGKVDFISAKEVYEKWPDLAFEYYQARLTYTSPSGEKRLMG